The following coding sequences are from one Epinephelus fuscoguttatus linkage group LG7, E.fuscoguttatus.final_Chr_v1 window:
- the slmapb gene encoding sarcolemma associated protein b isoform X1 has translation MDEKELSDPLNNVSLIKDDLTRSNMGSSGESEKIIQRLNDELREAQEQANTEKHKFMELQGILQEERKENKKQADESAKQIKHLQAQLRQLQDETDILREQIDVTSGSHDELQSAHDEVKALKRALEAATTERDRDVAIIQNNLATVSKDLDKWRQTANKYEREIENLQRDLQQQSKQWQKTAEIQASELQSMQMECNGLQKECSVLRSEKQDTVNKHQKERSSLQSECASLRAEKEELLKTHQKEKGNLQSECTALRSEKEAVLQRQQQLEKDLASSRAQNSELSNSLKALERSQQELEKRLATLQLQHQQDSTKLQTQLDEADSRSKALQREYEEAQTELSDLKEKYEKTEQEKQSLREEFEECKANMKDLQDKGTKTSLLLPVQAIVIGLILALLYWCFGALW, from the exons ATGGATGAGAAAGAGCTGAGTGACCCCCTGAACAACGTGTCTCTCATCAAAG ATGACCTGACCAGGTCAAACATGGGGTCCTCTGGTGAATCAGAGAAAATCATCCAACGCTTGAATGATGAGCTTCGAGAGGCCCAGGAGCAAGCTAATACTGAGAAGCACAAATTCATGGAGCTACAAG GTATTTTGcaggaagagagaaaagaaaataagaagcaAGCTGATGAATCTgcaaaacagataaaacatCTTCAAG CCCAGCTGCGGCAGCTCCAAGATGAAACAGACATTCTCAGAGAGCAGATAGATGTCACCTCCGGTTCACACGACGAGCTACAGAGCGCACATGATGAGGTGAAGGCGCTGAAACGTGCCTTGGAGGCAGCCACTACTGAGCGGGACCGTGATGTCGCCATTATCCAGAACAACCTGGCGACTGTCTCGAAGGATCTGGACAAATGGCGTCAGACTGCCAACAAATATGAGCGTGAGATTGAGAACCTTCAGCGTGACCTTCAACAACAGAGCAAGCAGTGGCAGAAAACTGCAGAGATACAAG CCAGTGAGCTGCAGTCCATGCAGATGGAGTGTAATGGTCTTCAGAAGGAGTGCTCCGTCCTGCGTTCTGAAAAACAAGACACAGTGAATAAGCACCAGAAGGAAAGGAGCAGTTTGCAAAGTGAGTGTGCTTCCCTCAGGGCAGAGAAGGAGGAACTCCTCAAGACTCACCAGAAAGAGAAGGGCAACCTGCAGAGTGAGTGCACagctctgcgctctgagaaagAGGCCGTGCTgcagagacagcagcagctggagaaaGACCTTGCCAG TTCGCGTGCCCAGAATTCTGAGCTGAGCAACAGCCTCAAAGCCCTGGAGAGATCCCAGCAGGAGTTGGAGAAGAGGCTGGCGACCCTGCAGCTCCAGCATCAGCAGGACAGCACCAAGCTGCAAACCCAACTGGATGAGGCAGACAGCCGCAGCAAGGCTCTGCAGAGAGAG TATGAGGAGGCTCAGACGGAGCTGTCAGACCTGAAGGAAAAATACGAGAAGACTGAGCAGGAGAAACAGTCGCTTAGGGAGGAGTTTGAGGAGTGCAAAGCCAACATGAAGGACTTACAGGACAAAGGGACAAAG
- the slmapb gene encoding sarcolemma associated protein b isoform X2 produces the protein MDEKELSDPLNNVSLIKDDLTRSNMGSSGESEKIIQRLNDELREAQEQANTEKHKFMELQGILQEERKENKKQADESAKQIKHLQAQLRQLQDETDILREQIDVTSGSHDELQSAHDEVKALKRALEAATTERDRDVAIIQNNLATVSKDLDKWRQTANKYEREIENLQRDLQQQSKQWQKTAEIQASELQSMQMECNGLQKECSVLRSEKQDTVNKHQKERSSLQSECASLRAEKEELLKTHQKEKGNLQSECTALRSEKEAVLQRQQQLEKDLASSRAQNSELSNSLKALERSQQELEKRLATLQLQHQQDSTKLQTQLDEADSRSKALQREYEEAQTELSDLKEKYEKTEQEKQSLREEFEECKANMKDLQDKGTKKPWMIWGPVAAVALTAVTAAVLFRT, from the exons ATGGATGAGAAAGAGCTGAGTGACCCCCTGAACAACGTGTCTCTCATCAAAG ATGACCTGACCAGGTCAAACATGGGGTCCTCTGGTGAATCAGAGAAAATCATCCAACGCTTGAATGATGAGCTTCGAGAGGCCCAGGAGCAAGCTAATACTGAGAAGCACAAATTCATGGAGCTACAAG GTATTTTGcaggaagagagaaaagaaaataagaagcaAGCTGATGAATCTgcaaaacagataaaacatCTTCAAG CCCAGCTGCGGCAGCTCCAAGATGAAACAGACATTCTCAGAGAGCAGATAGATGTCACCTCCGGTTCACACGACGAGCTACAGAGCGCACATGATGAGGTGAAGGCGCTGAAACGTGCCTTGGAGGCAGCCACTACTGAGCGGGACCGTGATGTCGCCATTATCCAGAACAACCTGGCGACTGTCTCGAAGGATCTGGACAAATGGCGTCAGACTGCCAACAAATATGAGCGTGAGATTGAGAACCTTCAGCGTGACCTTCAACAACAGAGCAAGCAGTGGCAGAAAACTGCAGAGATACAAG CCAGTGAGCTGCAGTCCATGCAGATGGAGTGTAATGGTCTTCAGAAGGAGTGCTCCGTCCTGCGTTCTGAAAAACAAGACACAGTGAATAAGCACCAGAAGGAAAGGAGCAGTTTGCAAAGTGAGTGTGCTTCCCTCAGGGCAGAGAAGGAGGAACTCCTCAAGACTCACCAGAAAGAGAAGGGCAACCTGCAGAGTGAGTGCACagctctgcgctctgagaaagAGGCCGTGCTgcagagacagcagcagctggagaaaGACCTTGCCAG TTCGCGTGCCCAGAATTCTGAGCTGAGCAACAGCCTCAAAGCCCTGGAGAGATCCCAGCAGGAGTTGGAGAAGAGGCTGGCGACCCTGCAGCTCCAGCATCAGCAGGACAGCACCAAGCTGCAAACCCAACTGGATGAGGCAGACAGCCGCAGCAAGGCTCTGCAGAGAGAG TATGAGGAGGCTCAGACGGAGCTGTCAGACCTGAAGGAAAAATACGAGAAGACTGAGCAGGAGAAACAGTCGCTTAGGGAGGAGTTTGAGGAGTGCAAAGCCAACATGAAGGACTTACAGGACAAAGGGACAAAG